Within Calonectris borealis chromosome Z, bCalBor7.hap1.2, whole genome shotgun sequence, the genomic segment GCTGTGCTTATGAAGTGCAGTGTTTCTGCTCGTCTGGGTACATCTCCAGATGCCAGAAGTGGCAAGTGATTGCAGCTGCTTGGGACTTGACCAGTGTTGTGTTGACCatattttctgttcctgtttcacaggctctggaaaaaaaacctccagcaGCTGCTTCCTCTAGTCCGTATTTCCTAATCCGAACAGAGCTCCTTGTCCACACACCAATACTAGCTTCTCTCCTTCGCCACCGCCACCCCTCTGAAGTGAAGTACCTGCTGGCACAGCGGTGTCTCCAGGACGGGAGGTAACAGCACCTCTGGTCTGCTTGCAAGATGCTGCTTGTTTGGGCTCTGCGGTTTTCTCTGTACTCCTGGAAACCATCCAGTTCTGTACTGCTGTTGTAGGTCTGCTCAAACCATGGGTGTCATGACCAGAGCAAGCGCGGTGCAGGGAAAGCGGTGGGCTGGCGATCCAGGTTCCACCTGGCTGCTGGCACTTCTTGGGGTTCCCCTGCTCCTTCCACCACATGTCCTGTCCCCACTGCAGGGTGGCTGAGGCAGTGGAACATTACCTGGATTTTCTGGCTCTGCttcaggaggggctgcaggagcaggtaGGTGTCCTGGTGAAGAGCTCCCTTGGTGACTTGGTAGATGAGGTTTGGATCTCTATCCTAAGGCCTGGGCCCAGCGTCATCCCTGGACTCCAGGTTTCAGTGTCTTGTTTGAGATGTGAAGGAAACGAGGTGGGAGCTGTCACCTCTGACCTGTGGCACGTCTGTGTTGGGATTCACACCAGAGACTTGCCACTGCTATTTGGAGAAACAGCTTCCCCTTCCCTGTGGGGAGCAGCTGTCAGCCTGGTTTTGGATGTCCTTCGCTTCAAGAGTAGGAATTTGCCACCTTGACTCTGCAGAGCTCTTAGTGCCCTACAGCTTCTGCCTCCTCCGACAGGCTCCAGTGTCTGTGGGAGTGGGTCTGAGCTTTACTGGGCAGCAGCTCCGGGTTCCCAGTAAGCACAGGGTCATTCTGCTTGGCTGGGTGCTCTGCAGTTCTGTGTCTGAGAACTGCCACCGCTCTTGCTCCCCAGGTGCCCCTAGACGGTGGCTCAGCTCTGCCCAGGATCCCCGAGGTGTTCCTGGAAGCCGCGTCCGCCTTGGAGCAGGCCGGGAGGCACCAGGATGCCATAACCGTGTGCGAGGAGGTCATCAGCCGGACGACCGACCTGATCCCTCGGATGTTACGAGTggaggagaggctggagcagctggagTGCCCATCgccaggggcagggctggcgggTGGGCTCTTGTCCCAGAAGAAGGAGAGACTGTGCTGCCTCGCCTGGAGAACAGCTGGATACCTGCACCAGGGCTGGGCGTGGGCCAGGCTGGGCGAGAGCAAGGAGGCCGTAACGCAGTTCAGCAGGTGACGGAGCCTCGCTGGGAGAAGGGCCTTCCCCGGCAGGCAGCAATGGCTGGCAGGGGCCAGAGCAGGGCACAGCGCGGCGCAGGGGCTGGCCTGATGACTTGCAGCTGATTTCCCAGCCCAGGGCTGGTACTGAAGCTCCTCTGTCCTCCCACCCGCAGGTGCCTCAGCGATCTCTTGCGAGTTCAGCTTTATGGGTCTGGCGTTGAACCGGCAGGTAGGACACCACACAGCTGGGACCTGTGCGGGGCCTGGCTGGGTTGGGATCTGTGTGCTTGGCAGGAGCAAGGTGCCGGGGCTGGCGTCACCTCTGGCAGGAGGCGCTTGTCCCAGCGTGCCGAGCTCTGCGCCACGCTGGAGCTTCTGAAAGGACTGGCTGGTTTGGTTGGAGCAGGGTTTAGCCTTggctctgcctccttccctgcagTCTAGGTGACAGTTAAATAGGTTGTGAACCAGGGAGCTTCTCAAATCCAGATTTCAGGGAAGAGATCTGTACCAGTTGTGCAGATGGGCAGCCACAGGCCAGGCTGCTGCCGAGGTCCCTGTTCCCCAGAGCCATGTCACGTACCAAGCTCTTGGCATTCTTCACTCAGCCTGCTGGTACGAGGGAGGGAATGTCTGGAGGATGCTGTCTCCAGGTCCGTCTGTCTTTCCACGTCAGAGAGTCTCCTGCCAGAAGTGGAGGTGCTCCAGAAGATCAGGTTGCTCTCTCTCATCGGGAGGGGTGCACAGTTCCTGGAGCTGGGGAGGCACAAGGAAGCCTTGTTGGACTTCCAGCATGGTTTGCAGATCTCGCCAGGTAAGAGGCTCATTTTGGTGAGGAACAGAGGATTTCCACAAATTTGTCCTGGGCTGCTTTGCTCTCTTGAGCAGAAAGGTCTTATGCTTTAGACCACGCTTATTCGGATATCAAGGACTACCGTAGGGCTACTAGCAATGTTATGTACTTGAGATGCTTCTCTGGGGCCTGGTCAGCTCACTGCCCTGGAGAAGCAGATCAAACTATTGTCAGAGGAGTGTATCAGAACCCTGCCCACAACTGTGCCCTGAGACAGCTTGGAAATTTCTCTTCTTCCTGCCCAAACCCCAGCCTGGTCCAGCCAGCTTTTTCCCAGAGAGGGTCTGCTTTCCTAGAACAGCAGCTGGACTCTCGCTTCGTCCTAGGAAGCCGTGTGTCCGTGCCTGACAGGCCAGAGGCCGAGTACAGAGGCCCGtcaggggagcggggagcggagcgCGGAGGCATACATGTCCCTGGCACAGCCGAGGcatggctggtgctgctgccaggGGTGACCCTGTTCAGTGCTCCAGCTGTGCTGACACGCTGCAGGGGTGCAAGCTTCGCCAGGAGCTGCCAAACCTGCTGGTCCCAGTCCTGACCGAGGTTCCTGCCTGCCGGGAAAACCCCAATCCCTGTCCAAACAGAGGCGTGGCTGGCTGTGCCGCAGGGCTGATGCCATCTGCCtcggctgccagccccagggtTAATTAGAGCCTGTGACACAGCCGGGAGGGTCTCCTCCCCATTACCACCTCTCCTCACGCTCATCTCCCTCCTCCGGCCTCTAAGCTTCTTTTGCAACCCCAGCAGTGCTGAGGAACCTGCTCCTCCCCTGCTAAGGGCTGAATCTCCCTCTGTGTCTTGCAGGTGACCCAGCGGCTGCCTCCTACCTGGTGCAGGCCTTGTGGAAACTGAACCGAAAGCAGGAGGCGGCTGCTCACTGGCAGAAGTTCTCCCAGAGCCGTGTTGGGGAGGATGGGCAgcaggaagggcagggaaggTGCGTGGAGGCACGGGTGGGATCTCAGCTGGCCGCATGAGAGCTCCAGCGGCGCAGCCCGTGTGTCAAGCTGTGTGGGCAGTTTAGCTCAGCTCCTGCTAGCCTGCACCCGCAGCTCGGATGTGTCTGAGGAGCTTTCCCCACGCCTGCTCTGAGAGACCACGGGCTGTGGCTCTGCAGGGACTCCCCGGGGTGCACACGAGCTGACACAGAGCCAAGTGggagggcagaggctgggggcagagcccggggccCTGTCCAGCGCATGGGGAGTGAACTTCCTAGTGGGACCATGGTGAGGAACGCTGCGGTCCTTGCTGCCGGAACGCTCCCTTCTCTTTCAGGCCCTTCCCTTTGTACCTGGCTTCGTGTCTGAAGCAGGCGACGTTCCCGCACGGTGAATCTCTTGCGAGAAGCATACGGGATTACCTCGGGAACACAAGCCAGGAGCCCTCGAGCTAACCCGGTCGGTCTCCCCATCTCCACCTGCTGAAGTCTCCCTGCACTGGGCTGGCACGAGGCCTTTAAGGACTCCTCCAAGACTTGGAATCACTCTTGGATAAAGCTGGATTCCCAAGGGATTGAAACAGAACAGGTCTCCTTTTCTAATAAAAGCCTCGGCTCTATTTAGTTCAAGTTTTACTGTGCCCTTTTCCAGAGCAAACCTTTGCAATCATGGCCTTGATGCTGCCTGGAGCTTCTGCGAGCCCGTGGGCTGAGCCCGGCGTGCGTGGGAGACGGGGGGCAGAGATACCCCCGTTCCTTTGGAGCTGGCGTCGTCCGTGCCGCggtgcgcggcggggccggctctGCGCTTCCCCGCCCCGCCACCCACGCGTGCGGCCCCGCCGGCTGAGCCCTGGCGCGCTCAGCTCACCCGCGCTGGTCCTCGAGCACCCGCCTCCTGCCTCTTCTGATTGGCTGCAATCCTGCCGCCCGCTTCCCTTTCCTCGGGCACTAGCCAATCGTGAGGCAAGGCTAACCCGGATGGCTGTCGGAGCGGGACTCCCCGCCCGGATTTTCCCATTGGTGGATTTTTGCCATTGGCTGCCCGGCCCGTGTTGCCCGGTAGAAGAGCCACGGCTGGGGCGGCGCTGCGATTGGCTGACGGGTGTTGCGCTTGGCCCGTGACGattgggaagggaaaaggagaggggcGGGGCGGAGAAGTGAGAGCGCTcgttcttccccctccctctcccccccccgcgtcctccccgctcccgcccctcCCATTGGCTGAGGCGCTGGCCGGGCTGAATTTTCGATTGGTCAGCGCGCACTGTTGCTAGGCAGGTGAGGCGGCGCGGGGCGGAGCTCCCTCCTCCGATGAGTCGGCTCTGAGGTTCAGTCAGCGCGAAGCGCTCCGACCCACCGCCGCCCGCCTGCCCAACactcgccgcccgccgccgccgcccgccctgaggagccgccgccgcccgcctcccctcGCCCCTTCCCCCCCAGCGCCATGGCCTCGGGATCCGAGTAAGTGCGGGCCGCCCGCTGGCAGACCACGGCCtaggccccgcggcggcggcgctgggcccggcccggcctaACCCAGCCCGCCTGACCTCGCCTCAgcgcggcgcgggccgggccggggccggcggtgggCCCGATCCGGCCCCCGATCCCGCTGTGTCATGCAGGCCCTGAGGAGGCGGAGGCGGTGCCGGGAGGGGGATGGGCCGCTCCCCGCGCGCTGccgccgctccccctccccgtcTGGGCCTGCCCGGGAAGTGTCGAGTCATGGGGGGGGGCGAGGCCTGGCCAGGCCGGGCCTCCCGCTGGgccctggccgtgcccctgcccggggcCCCGGGCCCCCTGCCTGCCGTGCCCCGGCGTGGCCCGGGCCGTTCCGCCTGGGCTAGgcctcagccaggcagggctttGTCTTCCAGGCCCCGGAGCGGCTGGCGGGGCAGCGATGGGGGGAGAGGCATGTCCCGGCCTCCTCCTCGCAGCGGCCCTCGGGCCGGGGCTAGCGAGTGACTTGGCATTAGCAGAGGCAGACATGTTGTGCCGGGCTGGTCTCTGTGGCAGCTGAGGCAATCGGCTATATTTTTGTCTATGGTGTCTTGCCTCACTCTGTTTTCAGTTCCAGGCTGAGGATCATCTTTCGTGCTCCTCAAAAATGAGTTGAGTAGTAGTGGTCTCTTGGCTCCCAGTCCACGAGCGCAAGCCACTTCATTGCCCCTTGAGAGGAGTAAAAATAGAACCTAAAGATAAATTTCCCAAATCCAAGAATACTTGAAGTGACTTTTTGGCATTGCCAGAGGCGTTTTTGGTCCCTTTAGTGTCCATTGTTtatgttctccttttcttttgcaaCTCCTGAAATTCAGACCTGCTTGGCCCTACTGAGTCAGTTCCAGCAAGGTGTGCCAAGAATTCAGTGTCCGTGGTAGAGCTTGTGATGGAAGTGACAGTCTCAGAGGCGTATTTTGCAGCTGAGCGAGGTGAACAgtggctttaaaaagaaatttctactTTAGCAAAGTTCTTCTCGCCACATTGGAATCAACAAAAGTTACTCTGCAACTGGAAGATGGTTACTTTTTAGTTGCCGTTTTTGGGTCAATGCTGCTGGCAGCCATCTTGCTGAATTGAGCCGTAGCACAGCGAGTAGCATTGCAAGAGCTAAGAGAGTGTCATTTCTGAAGGGGTTCTCGTTTTCGTGTGCCTACCTCTCTGAAACAGCGTTTCAGAACTTGGCATCTCGAGCATGGGTATGAACTCACCGCTTGGTTGTCATGGGCTGTTCCAGTAAGTGGCTGCAATCATCGTTCGCTTCAATGGATAAAATGTTTtacggactttttttttttaatacctaccAGTTCAGTCTGTAAAATGGATGTTCAGGGTGGTAAGAAACCACTGACAGGTTTTGCCTTGGAAGCGAGTTCATGAGAATATTGATAAAAAGGCACACCAGCGTACAGAAGGCATGACTGTTTTCACTTTCATTACTGCAGCTGGAATCAGTTTGAGTCAGTGCCTTTTCACTATATTTAGCACAGACTTGCAGGAACAATTTACTTCCTTAGTTTAAGTGGAGCTTTGGAGGTTGGTAATCGTTTTCAGAAGAATCACTAATTGGTAATTGCTTTCTGCTCTCGCTCTTCATACCATCCACCATAATGCATAACCTCTGGGCGTTATCATATGCTGAATGAGGGGAGCTCTGacacacagaaaaacaatgaAGTGATGCAAGTTCTAAAAAGTCCCCTCCCACCCTTTCCCTGTGTCAAATGGGGCTGTAGGACCGCTTTACTGAGAGAGAAAAGGGGGCTAAGGATGGGAACCGGGAACCTGTTATGTTGGTCTAGGGCTAGTACATATTTGCTTCAATTTTATTGATGTCTTGCGCTTTATATGCAAGTTTGGCCGTTAGCTGTGCTGGGTATTATATCCTCACTTCTGGCGTCTGTCTAGGGCCTGGCTTGATGCAGGCtttgaatttccttttaattccaAAACAGCTCTAAAGCTACGTTTTGTGTTCAGTTTATCTCTTTGTTGAGTCAGTGAAAGAAAGGAATGAGAGGGAAAGTGTGTGAGGAAGCTGACAAAAGGGGTGAGTAGGGGAGGTGATCTAGAGGATTTGCACCAGGCTGTCTCTGACAGGAAACTCGTTGAGGAGCTGTAAAAATTACCTAGGTTAGCTGTCTGTCCTACCCTTTGCTGAAGTTTACCAGCACGCCTAGGAAAGTTGGCAGGAGAGGGCCCCAACCCATGCCTTAGGCTTTCCTGCTTGGTATTTGCAGTTCAGGCTCTCTGATGCACAGATGTCGGGGATTGTCTGAGCGTGGTTGAGGTGCACAGACATATTTTGCTCCGTCATCTCAGTTACAGCGCGAGGAACACCCAAGAGAGTTTCAATGAGGGCAAATAGTGATGATAATAGTACTCTAAATTGCTACTGGAAGATGGGTAGTGCTTGTCTCTCCAAATCCTTACCCTTGTCTGTAGGAGAAATAACATCACTCTCCTGTGTAGCCGACATGTAATTTCGTAAcacctttgtttctttgtctgCAGAACTGTCAGGTGAGATAACTGAAGCTGGCCCCGCACATTTAGATGCCTGCATGCTGTTTCTTGGAGACCTTTATTCCTTTATGCCTTAGATCTTTAATGCCTCCAAGCTTTTAGATTGCTTTAAGTGCGGTAATGTACTGACAACATTGATCCAGCCCTCGCTTCTTACTTTGGAAACTGTAGATTCAGTTCTTCAGTACTAAAACTTTTTTCGCATTCAGCAGAACCAAGCGGACCTCTTGCTGTGCTCTTCAGCACTGCTGTGGGTTGGGAGGTATCTGAACTTTCTTTCCAGATTTCTACAGCTTTTGGTTTATTGACAGTTTTGGTCCAAAAACTTTCACTTGCTGCCCAGTTcctcttccatttatttttgtcttgtgtCCCAGACTGGTTTTTAGGCTTCACGGCAGTCTCTGCATCCCGAGGGACAGCCACTCAGTTTCAGTGACAGTTTAGGTAGCCAAAGTCTGGCAGCAGTTTCTTATCAAAGGTCTTTGGATCCACATCTCATGCGCATATGGATGTGATTTACATTCACGCTTTGAACAGGCTAAAATAGGAGTATTGTGTCTTCCTGGTGTCTCTTAGCTCAAGTTTTAAAATCTAACTGGTAAATTAATTTCCAGTGTCCAGGAGCTAATGCTGAGGCAAGGTCCTTACAAGTAGGTTGTTGTTTTTATCTACTCCTTTTAACCACAAGATCCTGTCTGACCTGACAATGAATTCGTTCAGTTTTCTTGTTGCTCTCTCAGTTTTCCCAGAAATCCCAGACGTCTTAGGACTCTACCAAGACCACATTTTAGGTTGAATATGGAATTCATGAGCTGCTTCCGGGATGTATCTTTCTTGTGTCTTTTTGGGTTCAGAGAATGGATCTGTAATACCTCACGTGGTCATTGAAAGGGATGGATGTCGATGTCTTGTCTCTTGCAGTCTTCAGTGAAGAGAGGAAAACACGACTTTCCCAGTGCTGGCAGTCCAGGAAAGACATGTTTTACAACTCCTCCTTTTGTTCACTTAAAACAACGTTGTCTCTCATTTCCAGCACGTTTCCTATGCTACCAGGGCTTATGTGAAGCTTGAAAACCTCTTGGAAACAAGCTGTCTGCCCTCATAGGCTTGCTTGATACTGTTCCCCCTTTTAAGTGTCAGAGAAAGGAACCAATACCGCATACTCTGTCTTGGAAAAACTTCTGTCTTGAGGGGCGGGGAGATGTCGGGTAACATCACACTGTAGGTACGTCACCCCTCTctgatgtacttttaaaaatgcagtgagtGTGCCAAGCGAGCTGCCACGGTCTGTGTTCGTGCTGTGTAGCTGCTTGCTCTGCCACTTGAGCTCAAGGTTTGATTTCTTCTGGTTATTTTGCCCCTAAAAGTGAAATGGAGCCAAAGTGTATGGCCAACAGTGTTGTCCACAGAGCTTCCCACTCTTTGCCCATGCTTTCCACTTGCTTAGGACAAAGGAggattgattttcttttctttgtcagaATCAAACCAAACTGTGCAAAGTTTTCTGTTCCTACCTTAGACACTGGCACATCTGGAATACTTTGAGAAGTCAGGTGCCCGCCAAGGGAAGTTACAGCAGTCTGCCACTGTTGTGTCAGGCTGAGGTACAGCTTCCAAGAGCTCCTCGGGAATCAGTTGGTTCAAATTCGTATTTCTTTCATAGAGTGAACTATTTGCAGTATTAGATTTTGAAGGAAATTACTTAATCTgcctttcttccatttctttgctGTTTGATTCGCTCTGTTTTGTCAAGATTAACGAATTATCTGTCATATTTCTTGTGGTGTAGTGGGCTAGAGCTGCAGTGACTCCTGCAGGTATTACGGAAAGGTGCTTATATCCTAAAAAGGTGTTTATATCCTAAAAAGAAAACGCCATTTTTCATGAGCACTTGGATATTTCTACTGACTTGCTAGGTTTAACTAATAGGCCTCGACAGGCTAAACTCTTACAACTCTTCCTGTCAGGGGAGCTGCAGCATTGTCCTTTAATTCCCCTATTTATCTGGGATTTGACGCCAAATAGACTTGAACTTTTGTGTTGGTCGCAGTGGTTACATGTGATTTCAGATGAGTCTGACTAATTCTTTTAGGCAAAACATCTTACAGTCAGCAACATCTCACAGACCACCTCTTTTCATAGATAGCTTCATAGCTATTTCCATTTCAGGCTAGTAAAGTAGTTACGTTTACTGACAGAAAACATTGTGCTTTGCACTTCTGCAGCTGGTGCCTGGGAAAAATGTTCTCCTTTGTCTTGCAAACAAGTATAGTTTCTAAAAGACAGGACAACAAAGAAACCTGTAGAAAATGGAGATGAAAACAGGGGAGTGGTTGGAAAGAGGGGAGCAGTATCACTCAGCCTcgtaacttctgttttctttgccagTTCTAAAGCGGATGACTTGTCGACTGCTATTCTGAAGCAGAAGAACAGGCCCAATCGGTTAATTGTTGATGAAGCCATCAATGAAGACAACAGTGTTGTGTCACTGTCGCAGGTGCGTCATCtataaaagcaaagcatttaatCTGGTAATTTGCAAGCTGTTGATGTGTGCTAACTTGAAATGTAACTTTGCAACATGAATCCAAGTATTTGTGTCAGAACCTGCAGCTGTTATGTGTGAGGGAGGGTTATCTTGCCTTGTTTCCTAACACTCTTCcatgataaaatgtattttgattctCAATTTGTAGGATTCAGCTGAGCTTGTGCCCTTAGTCTGCTTCAGGATTAACTCTTGACCAGTGCAGTGGGAGCCTCTGTCCTTGTGGATTTAGTGTATTGCTTCCAAGATGTAATTCTCCAAAGTCAAGTAACTCTCCTTCAGATGCTTGAATTCTTGTTTTGTCAAAAGCTTGTTCTAATGCTGTTACTGTTTACAGGCAAAAATGGACGAATTGCAGCTGTTCAGAGGAGACACCGTTCTgctgaaaggaaagaagaggagagaagcgGTCTGCATTGTTCTGTCAGATGATACCTGCTCAGATGAGAAGATTCGCATGAATAGGGTTGTTCGCAACAATCTGAGAGTGCGCCTGGGTGATGTGATCAGGTGAAGACTAGTTTGCTAACTGTTGCGTATCCCTGGGTTGCCTAAGTAATTTGTGTGCTCTGAATTAATTGAGCCAGTAGCAGAGACAGGGTCTTACGTCTTCCAGAGGAGATCACAGACATGTTTTCAAGTGTGTGGCTGACATCGGGGATCTCCGTTtacttttgcatatttttctggCTGTATGCATATTCAGATTAATTCTAAAAAATGATGCTAAAGATTCTTGAAGTCTTTTCACGACCTTTACGAGCCCAGGTCTTGTCATTAATGAGTGGTTCAATTGGTTCAAGTGGTTCAATGACTGTTGTCACGGTCATCTTCCCAAATTTACATTGTCAGGTGAACTTACAAATTTTTCTTGTCTAAATTTTTAACGTCTACAGTGTTAGTTGTGGAAGGCATTAAGCAACATTGTGATTGATCTCGTAGTATCTGAGCTACCCTATGGCAAACAGAAGTTAAAACTTGCTAGAAATGAGTGACAAAAACATGAAGCAGTCAAATAGCAAGATTTAAAATCCCTGAAGAATGTTTATATTCCGATTTTTGttataaaattaactttaaaattagGAATGTTTAAAAAGCGTTGCAGGGATTTTGTTGTGCAACGCTTGCAGAAAGTATCGGGAAAGCATTGAAGTATACGTCTTGGCTTATGGGAGACAGGTTTCATTCTGTGATGGGAgtagggagaaaaatgtgtaagCATTTCTTAACCATAAAAGGCTTAAATATGGGAGGGCTGACAGCTCTTCCTCCTGAGCATCTTCCTAATCTGGAATATCCTGCTTGTTCTGGGAAAATTGGAGCCC encodes:
- the LOC142075905 gene encoding Fanconi anemia group G protein-like isoform X3 gives rise to the protein MRQQQDGFGKLLLRMQGLPAALPALPLELTVLYNSLLFTMGAADSAIEGEAEGIRHGLLRVLEACGACGQDLSTEELWQKVLQEVTAEELQAPLHRLGALQAAWWLAASRLGSTAGLLRLLSSAEDRGRAHCSEGENELLYLLKAWRVPAEGASLPLVQSTEDLKAILCTTAAFLQGLQELEAGNFPTALSLLQEAAGGFCSKKVLAQIYTCLGCCAQRMDKPQTALQHLKRALQVDFQCLPALSHAAAVYHELGETEAELQALALLYEALEKKPPAAASSSPYFLIRTELLVHTPILASLLRHRHPSEVKYLLAQRCLQDGRVAEAVEHYLDFLALLQEGLQEQVPLDGGSALPRIPEVFLEAASALEQAGRHQDAITVCEEVISRTTDLIPRMLRVEERLEQLECPSPGAGLAGGLLSQKKERLCCLAWRTAGYLHQGWAWARLGESKEAVTQFSRCLSDLLRVQLYGSGVEPAESLLPEVEVLQKIRLLSLIGRGAQFLELGRHKEALLDFQHGLQISPGDPAAASYLVQALWKLNRKQEAAAHWQKFSQSRVGEDGQQEGQGRPFPLYLASCLKQATFPHGESLARSIRDYLGNTSQEPSS
- the LOC142075905 gene encoding Fanconi anemia group G protein-like isoform X2 encodes the protein MSKAVLAPGEVTPAVSLGLPAALPALPLELTVLYNSLLFTMGAADSAIEGEAEGIRHGLLRVLEACGACGQDLSTEELWQKVLQEVTAEELQAPLHRLGALQAAWWLAASRLGSTAGLLRLLSSAEDRGRAHCSEGENELLYLLKAWRVPAEGASLPLVQSTEDLKAILCTTAAFLQGLQELEAGNFPTALSLLQEAAGGFCSKKVLAQIYTCLGCCAQRMDKPQTALQHLKRALQVDFQCLPALSHAAAVYHELGETEAELQALALLYEALEKKPPAAASSSPYFLIRTELLVHTPILASLLRHRHPSEVKYLLAQRCLQDGRVAEAVEHYLDFLALLQEGLQEQVPLDGGSALPRIPEVFLEAASALEQAGRHQDAITVCEEVISRTTDLIPRMLRVEERLEQLECPSPGAGLAGGLLSQKKERLCCLAWRTAGYLHQGWAWARLGESKEAVTQFSRCLSDLLRVQLYGSGVEPAESLLPEVEVLQKIRLLSLIGRGAQFLELGRHKEALLDFQHGLQISPGDPAAASYLVQALWKLNRKQEAAAHWQKFSQSRVGEDGQQEGQGRPFPLYLASCLKQATFPHGESLARSIRDYLGNTSQEPSS
- the LOC142075905 gene encoding Fanconi anemia group G protein homolog isoform X4 encodes the protein MSKAVLAPGEVTPAVSLGLPAALPALPLELTVLYNSLLFTMGAADSAIEGEAEGIRHGLLRVLEACGACGQDLSTEELWQKVLQEDRGRAHCSEGENELLYLLKAWRVPAEGASLPLVQSTEDLKAILCTTAAFLQGLQELEAGNFPTALSLLQEAAGGFCSKKVLAQIYTCLGCCAQRMDKPQTALQHLKRALQVDFQCLPALSHAAAVYHELGETEAELQALALLYEALEKKPPAAASSSPYFLIRTELLVHTPILASLLRHRHPSEVKYLLAQRCLQDGRVAEAVEHYLDFLALLQEGLQEQVPLDGGSALPRIPEVFLEAASALEQAGRHQDAITVCEEVISRTTDLIPRMLRVEERLEQLECPSPGAGLAGGLLSQKKERLCCLAWRTAGYLHQGWAWARLGESKEAVTQFSRCLSDLLRVQLYGSGVEPAESLLPEVEVLQKIRLLSLIGRGAQFLELGRHKEALLDFQHGLQISPGDPAAASYLVQALWKLNRKQEAAAHWQKFSQSRVGEDGQQEGQGRPFPLYLASCLKQATFPHGESLARSIRDYLGNTSQEPSS
- the LOC142075905 gene encoding Fanconi anemia group G protein homolog isoform X1 — its product is MKRRRGAPPEPGCLSAWAAESQALAGRWRAARRLRRGRAAAREMRQQQDGFGKLLLRMQGLPAALPALPLELTVLYNSLLFTMGAADSAIEGEAEGIRHGLLRVLEACGACGQDLSTEELWQKVLQEVTAEELQAPLHRLGALQAAWWLAASRLGSTAGLLRLLSSAEDRGRAHCSEGENELLYLLKAWRVPAEGASLPLVQSTEDLKAILCTTAAFLQGLQELEAGNFPTALSLLQEAAGGFCSKKVLAQIYTCLGCCAQRMDKPQTALQHLKRALQVDFQCLPALSHAAAVYHELGETEAELQALALLYEALEKKPPAAASSSPYFLIRTELLVHTPILASLLRHRHPSEVKYLLAQRCLQDGRVAEAVEHYLDFLALLQEGLQEQVPLDGGSALPRIPEVFLEAASALEQAGRHQDAITVCEEVISRTTDLIPRMLRVEERLEQLECPSPGAGLAGGLLSQKKERLCCLAWRTAGYLHQGWAWARLGESKEAVTQFSRCLSDLLRVQLYGSGVEPAESLLPEVEVLQKIRLLSLIGRGAQFLELGRHKEALLDFQHGLQISPGDPAAASYLVQALWKLNRKQEAAAHWQKFSQSRVGEDGQQEGQGRPFPLYLASCLKQATFPHGESLARSIRDYLGNTSQEPSS